A genomic window from Rhodococcus sp. KBS0724 includes:
- a CDS encoding acyl-CoA dehydrogenase family protein — MRFALDSSHQDFAASIDALLTKSDMPAVIRSWNDGDTAPGKKLWQRLAETGVNGLVIAEEHDGLGADAVDLVVALEQLGRHAVPGPVAETIAVAPTLLASVAPERLSALAEGSLATVAAPPHTPFALDANSVDLVLLAQGGAVSLGIPGEAKASVDLSRKLFEVSAGESLGSADFSAAFDMGALATAAQLQGLGQTLLEVTTEYAKQRKQFGKVIGQFQAMKHHLAEVAVALEMARPLLHGAALSVRDQSADASRDISAAKVACGDAAYKAARVGLQVHGAIGYTMEHDLSLWLTKVRALLTAWGTPAMHRSRVVDSLVSAS; from the coding sequence ATGAGATTCGCGCTCGACTCCTCCCACCAGGACTTCGCTGCGAGCATCGATGCGTTGCTCACCAAGTCCGACATGCCCGCCGTCATCCGTTCCTGGAACGACGGTGACACCGCGCCAGGCAAGAAGCTGTGGCAGCGGCTCGCCGAGACCGGCGTCAACGGACTTGTCATCGCCGAAGAGCACGACGGTCTGGGCGCCGACGCCGTCGACCTGGTTGTCGCCCTCGAGCAGCTCGGCCGCCATGCGGTTCCTGGCCCGGTCGCCGAGACCATCGCGGTGGCACCGACACTGCTGGCTTCTGTTGCACCGGAACGCCTCTCCGCTCTCGCCGAGGGTTCACTGGCAACCGTCGCCGCTCCCCCGCACACGCCGTTTGCGCTCGACGCCAACTCGGTCGACCTTGTGCTACTTGCACAGGGCGGCGCAGTCAGCCTCGGCATTCCCGGCGAAGCCAAGGCGTCGGTGGATCTCTCACGCAAGCTCTTCGAGGTTTCCGCCGGCGAGTCGCTCGGCTCCGCCGACTTCTCGGCAGCCTTCGACATGGGTGCCCTCGCCACTGCTGCTCAGCTTCAGGGTCTCGGCCAGACACTGCTCGAGGTGACGACCGAATACGCGAAGCAGCGCAAGCAATTCGGCAAGGTCATCGGACAGTTCCAGGCCATGAAGCATCACCTCGCCGAGGTTGCAGTGGCCCTCGAGATGGCTCGCCCGCTCCTGCACGGTGCTGCACTGTCGGTGCGCGATCAGTCCGCAGACGCTTCGCGTGACATCTCCGCAGCCAAGGTTGCCTGCGGTGACGCCGCGTACAAGGCCGCACGCGTCGGACTCCAGGTTCACGGCGCCATCGGATACACGATGGAACACGATCTCTCACTGTGGCTCACCAAGGTACGAGCACTGCTCACCGCGTGGGGCACTCCGGCAATGCACCGCTCCCGCGTCGTCGATTCCCTGGTCTCGGCGTCATGA
- a CDS encoding acyl-CoA dehydrogenase family protein: MDLVFDDATTAFRDEVRSFLEANVPATPLKSMDTAEGFEEHRQWEHTLADAGYAVVSWPKELGGRDASLLEWVIFEEEYYRSGAPGRVSQNGIFLLAPTLFEHANPEQLARIMPRMARADDIWAQAWSEPESGSDLASLRSSAKKVDGGWLLNGQKTWSSRASYADWGFGLFRSDPDAQRHKGITYFMFDLRSKGVTVRPIDQLDGEPGFAEIFLEDVFVPDDPANPGESGVIGSVNEGWRVAMSTASNERGLSLRSPGRFLATVDRLLELYRASGRTDDSALRNQVADAWIGARAYQLNTFGTVTRLADGGQLGAESSINKVFWSEWDIATHETALELQGPEAELADNWMDGYLFSLSGPIYAGTNEIQKNVIAERLLGLPKADR; this comes from the coding sequence GTGGATCTCGTATTCGACGACGCCACAACCGCATTCCGTGACGAGGTCCGCTCGTTCCTGGAGGCGAATGTGCCCGCCACTCCCCTGAAGTCGATGGACACCGCCGAGGGCTTCGAAGAACATCGCCAGTGGGAGCACACTCTCGCCGACGCCGGCTACGCCGTTGTCTCGTGGCCCAAGGAACTCGGCGGACGCGACGCGTCGCTGCTCGAGTGGGTCATCTTCGAGGAGGAGTACTACCGCTCGGGCGCACCCGGACGCGTAAGCCAGAACGGCATCTTCCTGCTGGCTCCCACGCTTTTCGAGCACGCCAATCCCGAGCAGTTGGCACGAATCATGCCGCGCATGGCCCGCGCCGACGACATCTGGGCACAGGCCTGGTCCGAGCCCGAGTCCGGTTCTGACCTCGCCAGCCTGCGTTCGAGCGCCAAGAAGGTCGACGGCGGCTGGCTGCTCAACGGCCAGAAGACGTGGAGCTCACGCGCCAGCTACGCCGACTGGGGCTTCGGCCTGTTCCGCTCCGATCCGGATGCGCAGCGCCACAAGGGCATTACCTACTTCATGTTCGACCTCCGATCGAAGGGCGTCACCGTGCGTCCGATCGATCAGCTCGACGGAGAGCCCGGCTTCGCCGAAATCTTCCTCGAGGACGTCTTTGTTCCCGACGACCCGGCCAACCCGGGTGAGTCCGGCGTGATCGGCAGCGTCAACGAGGGATGGCGCGTCGCGATGAGCACTGCCAGCAACGAGCGCGGTCTCTCGCTGCGCAGCCCCGGCCGCTTCCTCGCCACCGTCGACCGCCTCCTCGAGCTGTACAGGGCCAGCGGACGCACGGACGACAGCGCTCTGCGCAACCAGGTCGCCGACGCTTGGATCGGCGCTCGCGCCTACCAGCTCAACACGTTCGGCACCGTCACCCGTCTCGCCGATGGCGGCCAACTCGGAGCCGAGTCCTCGATCAACAAGGTCTTCTGGTCCGAGTGGGACATCGCTACCCACGAGACAGCCCTCGAACTGCAGGGCCCCGAAGCCGAACTGGCCGACAACTGGATGGACGGATACCTGTTCTCCCTGTCCGGCCCGATCTACGCAGGCACCAACGAGATTCAGAAAAATGTCATCGCTGAGCGTCTGCTCGGCCTACCTAAGGCGGACCGATGA
- a CDS encoding enoyl-CoA hydratase, with protein sequence MTVPFEADVVTYEVRGTVAVVTLNRPDYRNAQNSVVTYALDAAFQRAVDDDDVKVIVLAGNGPHFSAGHDLGTPGRDHHVEYENKAAMWWDHVDKPGGDQRFAREMEVYLGMCRRWREIPKPTIAMVQGACIAGGLMLAWVCDMIVAADDAFFSDPVVRMGIPGVEYFAHPWMVGSRFAKEMLFTGDRFTAQRAYEIGMVNRVVSRDDLEKETFALAERISEMPRFGLALTKKAVNQCEDQMGMRNGIDSVFGLHHFAHAHNAEVGKDSLGGLDAKAMAASARTPQEGTN encoded by the coding sequence ATGACCGTTCCTTTCGAAGCCGATGTCGTGACCTACGAGGTCCGTGGCACCGTGGCCGTCGTTACGCTCAACCGTCCCGATTACCGCAATGCTCAGAACTCAGTGGTGACGTACGCACTTGACGCCGCTTTCCAGCGCGCCGTCGACGACGACGACGTCAAAGTCATTGTCCTGGCGGGCAACGGACCTCATTTCAGTGCTGGACACGATTTGGGAACACCGGGCCGCGACCATCACGTCGAGTACGAGAACAAGGCCGCCATGTGGTGGGATCACGTCGACAAGCCCGGTGGTGACCAACGTTTCGCTCGCGAGATGGAGGTGTACCTGGGAATGTGCCGCCGTTGGCGGGAGATCCCCAAGCCCACCATCGCCATGGTGCAGGGTGCCTGCATCGCCGGCGGTCTCATGCTTGCGTGGGTCTGCGACATGATCGTCGCCGCCGACGACGCATTCTTCTCCGATCCCGTTGTCCGCATGGGTATCCCCGGCGTGGAGTACTTTGCCCACCCGTGGATGGTGGGCTCGAGATTCGCCAAGGAAATGCTCTTCACCGGCGACCGCTTCACCGCGCAACGTGCCTACGAAATCGGCATGGTCAATCGTGTTGTTTCCCGCGACGATCTCGAGAAGGAGACGTTTGCACTTGCCGAACGTATCTCCGAGATGCCGCGCTTCGGACTGGCACTCACGAAGAAGGCCGTCAATCAGTGTGAGGATCAGATGGGGATGCGCAACGGCATCGATTCCGTCTTCGGTCTGCATCACTTCGCTCACGCTCACAACGCCGAGGTAGGCAAGGACTCGCTTGGTGGTCTCGACGCCAAAGCTATGGCTGCCAGTGCTCGCACACCGCAGGAAGGAACAAACTAG
- a CDS encoding FadD3 family acyl-CoA ligase, translated as MTDQPRTIPSALIRAAEEFGELAAIADGDTRLTFAQLHQRVRDFAGALIARGVKAGDRVVIWAPNTHHWVIALLGAQYAGAAIIPINTRYTGTEALDIVERVDAAALVIVGKFLKADRYQQLLDANPDLSIPTVIRVPADGDDAREGVIEFEDFLALATDATRAEADARAEAVTPDDVSDILFTSGTTGRSKGAISAHRQSIGVAQSWGDNAEVTADDNFLIISPFFHTFGYKAGILVCLLNGATIVPVSVFNIDETLSLINREKISILPGAPTIYQTILDHPRRGEYDLSSLRIAITGAAPVPVALVERMQSELFDAVLTAYGLTEAVVATMCRTDDDPVTVSTSSGRATADFEVKIGDQGEILLRGPNVMLGYLDDPESTAKAIDADGWLHTGDVGTLDERGYLDITDRLKDMYVSGGFNVYPAEIEGMLARLPGVHEAAVIGIPDHRMGEVGRVYIAQLDGAGLTEESVIAFLKEKIAGFKVPREVHFVDHLPRNPSGKILKTVLREEKS; from the coding sequence GTGACCGATCAACCGAGAACCATCCCATCAGCCCTCATCCGGGCCGCCGAGGAGTTCGGTGAGCTCGCGGCAATTGCCGATGGCGACACCCGACTGACCTTTGCACAGTTGCACCAGCGTGTACGCGATTTTGCGGGCGCTCTGATCGCGCGTGGAGTGAAGGCAGGCGACCGTGTTGTCATCTGGGCACCCAACACCCACCACTGGGTGATCGCACTCCTCGGCGCTCAGTACGCCGGAGCAGCGATCATCCCGATCAACACCAGATATACGGGCACCGAGGCACTCGATATCGTCGAGCGCGTCGACGCGGCCGCCCTGGTAATCGTCGGCAAGTTCCTCAAGGCCGATCGATACCAGCAGCTACTCGACGCAAATCCCGACCTGTCGATTCCGACCGTGATCCGCGTGCCGGCAGACGGCGACGACGCACGCGAGGGCGTCATCGAGTTCGAGGACTTCCTCGCCCTCGCAACCGACGCCACCCGCGCCGAAGCCGACGCCAGGGCAGAAGCAGTGACGCCCGACGATGTCAGCGACATCCTCTTCACCTCGGGCACGACGGGACGCAGCAAGGGCGCGATCAGCGCCCACCGTCAGTCGATCGGCGTCGCCCAGTCCTGGGGAGATAATGCCGAGGTCACCGCGGATGACAACTTCCTGATCATCAGCCCCTTCTTCCACACCTTCGGGTACAAGGCCGGAATCCTGGTCTGCCTCCTGAACGGTGCCACCATCGTGCCGGTGTCCGTCTTCAACATCGACGAGACCCTGTCGCTGATCAACCGTGAGAAGATCAGCATCCTTCCAGGCGCTCCGACGATCTACCAGACGATCCTCGATCATCCCCGCCGCGGTGAGTACGACCTGTCGTCGCTGCGCATCGCCATCACGGGCGCCGCTCCGGTCCCCGTCGCGTTGGTCGAGCGTATGCAAAGCGAACTGTTCGACGCGGTTCTCACCGCCTACGGCCTGACCGAGGCCGTGGTGGCCACCATGTGCCGCACCGACGACGACCCGGTCACGGTGTCCACGAGTTCGGGCCGCGCGACAGCTGATTTCGAGGTCAAGATCGGCGATCAGGGCGAGATCCTGCTACGCGGACCGAATGTCATGCTCGGATACCTCGACGATCCTGAGTCCACCGCCAAGGCCATCGACGCCGACGGTTGGCTGCACACCGGTGATGTCGGAACCCTCGACGAGCGTGGATATCTCGACATCACCGACCGTCTCAAGGACATGTACGTCAGCGGCGGATTCAACGTCTACCCCGCCGAGATCGAAGGAATGCTGGCTCGCCTGCCCGGCGTCCACGAAGCGGCTGTAATCGGCATTCCCGATCACCGGATGGGCGAGGTCGGCCGCGTCTACATCGCTCAACTCGACGGTGCCGGACTGACCGAAGAATCCGTCATCGCTTTCCTCAAGGAAAAGATCGCCGGATTCAAGGTGCCGCGCGAAGTTCACTTCGTCGATCACCTCCCCCGCAACCCTTCGGGCAAGATTCTCAAAACTGTTCTGCGTGAGGAAAAGTCATGA
- a CDS encoding acyl-CoA dehydrogenase family protein has protein sequence MDQSESPDGQMTDDEFAAEVSQWLAENLTGKFAQLKGKGGPGSEHEFFEQRLEWDKHLAASGWTCLGWPKEFGGRGATISQQVVFHQEYAKSGAPARVSHIGEELLGPTLIAYGTDEQKRRFLPGINTVSELWAQGYSEPGAGSDLANVSTTARLEDGKWIINGQKVWTSLAHVAQWCFVVCRTEVGSKRHQGLSFLLVPLDQPGVTVRPIQQLTGTSEFNEVFFDDAVTDADLVVGEPGEGWKIAMGLLTFERGVSTLGQQIGFARELQGVVNLAKANGSDQDPHIREKIARAWVGLRVMRAHAMRTLDAVDAGTGGGEASVAKLLWANWHRDLGQLAMDVQGASSLVAPWENSEGQPSDITDPEHLELDEWQRLFLFTRADTIYGGSNEIQRNIISERVLGLPREAR, from the coding sequence GTGGACCAGAGCGAGAGCCCGGACGGGCAGATGACGGACGACGAGTTTGCGGCAGAAGTTTCGCAGTGGCTGGCAGAGAACCTGACCGGCAAGTTTGCCCAGCTCAAGGGTAAGGGCGGACCGGGCAGCGAGCATGAGTTCTTCGAGCAACGCCTCGAATGGGACAAGCATCTCGCAGCCTCCGGCTGGACGTGCCTGGGATGGCCCAAGGAGTTCGGTGGCCGCGGAGCCACCATCTCCCAGCAAGTTGTCTTTCATCAGGAATACGCGAAGTCGGGTGCCCCCGCACGCGTCAGCCACATCGGCGAAGAACTTCTCGGTCCGACCCTGATCGCCTACGGAACGGACGAGCAGAAGCGTCGCTTCCTGCCGGGCATCAACACGGTCAGTGAATTGTGGGCGCAGGGATACTCCGAGCCCGGTGCCGGCTCCGACCTGGCCAACGTCTCGACGACGGCCCGTCTCGAAGACGGCAAGTGGATCATCAACGGCCAGAAAGTGTGGACGTCGCTCGCGCACGTCGCACAGTGGTGCTTTGTCGTGTGCCGCACCGAGGTCGGATCCAAGCGTCATCAGGGCCTGAGCTTCCTCCTGGTACCCCTGGACCAGCCCGGTGTGACCGTGCGTCCCATCCAGCAGCTCACCGGCACCTCCGAATTCAACGAGGTCTTCTTCGACGATGCTGTCACCGACGCGGACCTCGTGGTCGGCGAACCGGGTGAAGGCTGGAAGATCGCCATGGGCCTGCTCACCTTCGAGCGTGGCGTGTCCACGCTAGGTCAGCAGATCGGGTTCGCCCGCGAACTGCAAGGCGTCGTCAACCTGGCGAAGGCCAACGGCAGCGATCAGGATCCGCACATCCGCGAGAAGATCGCGCGGGCCTGGGTGGGCCTACGCGTCATGCGTGCCCACGCCATGCGTACCCTCGACGCGGTCGACGCCGGAACAGGTGGCGGCGAAGCATCCGTCGCAAAACTGTTGTGGGCCAACTGGCATCGTGACCTCGGCCAGCTCGCGATGGACGTGCAAGGTGCGTCGTCGCTGGTTGCACCTTGGGAGAACTCCGAAGGCCAGCCCTCGGACATCACCGATCCCGAGCACCTCGAACTGGACGAGTGGCAGCGACTGTTCCTCTTCACTCGCGCCGACACGATCTACGGCGGCTCCAACGAAATTCAGCGCAACATCATTTCCGAGCGCGTGCTCGGTCTTCCCCGAGAGGCTCGTTAA
- a CDS encoding SDR family oxidoreductase, with protein MSDSTVVSPLSVAPEETPGHGLLKGKKAIVTAAAGTGIGFSTARRVLMEGGDVLVSDFHERRLGETVEKLKAEFPGQQVESIICDVSSTAQVDALFDGGAEKLGRIDIVVNNAGLGGETPVVDMTDDQWDRVIDITLNSTFRATRAALRYFKSVEHGGVLVNNASVLGWRAQHSQAHYAAAKAGVMALTRCSAIEAAEYGVRINAVSPSIARHAFLAKVTSEELLDQLASGEAYGRAAEVWEIASVIAMLASDYTTYMTGEIVSVSSQRA; from the coding sequence ATGTCTGACTCCACAGTGGTTTCGCCCTTGTCCGTCGCACCGGAGGAAACTCCGGGCCACGGATTGCTGAAGGGCAAGAAGGCCATCGTCACCGCAGCCGCCGGTACGGGCATCGGTTTCTCGACCGCGCGTCGTGTCCTGATGGAAGGCGGCGACGTCCTCGTCTCCGACTTCCACGAGCGTCGTCTCGGCGAGACCGTCGAGAAGCTGAAGGCCGAATTCCCCGGCCAGCAGGTCGAATCGATCATCTGCGACGTTTCCAGCACGGCACAGGTCGACGCACTCTTCGACGGCGGCGCCGAGAAGCTGGGTCGAATCGACATCGTGGTCAACAACGCGGGCCTCGGCGGCGAAACTCCCGTCGTCGACATGACGGACGATCAGTGGGATCGCGTTATCGACATCACCCTCAACAGCACCTTCCGCGCGACGCGCGCAGCACTGCGGTATTTCAAGAGCGTCGAACATGGCGGCGTTCTCGTCAACAACGCATCGGTCCTCGGCTGGCGCGCACAGCACTCGCAGGCGCACTACGCAGCGGCCAAGGCCGGCGTGATGGCACTGACGCGCTGCAGCGCGATCGAGGCCGCCGAGTACGGCGTCCGCATCAACGCCGTCTCCCCGTCCATCGCCCGCCATGCCTTCCTGGCAAAGGTCACCAGCGAAGAACTGCTCGACCAGCTGGCGTCCGGTGAGGCCTACGGCCGCGCAGCCGAGGTGTGGGAAATCGCTTCGGTCATCGCGATGCTGGCGAGCGACTACACGACGTACATGACCGGCGAGATTGTTTCTGTTTCTTCGCAGAGGGCGTAG
- a CDS encoding TetR/AcrR family transcriptional regulator, giving the protein MTPSRNSDDTAGKSGRRDELLAIAAGLFADRGVRATTVRDIADAAGILSGSLYHHFDSKESMVDEILHQFLDDLFGKYREIVAAGLGSRATLEALIVTSYEAIDASHSAVAIYQDEVKHLVANERFSYLVERNTEFRDLWVSVLEAGVADGSFRSDLNIELVFRFMRDTVWVAVRWYRPGGTLTAHTVAAQYLAIVLDGLSDPSAAAAASKTTAALSN; this is encoded by the coding sequence ATGACGCCATCCCGAAATTCCGACGACACTGCAGGAAAATCCGGTCGCCGCGACGAACTTCTCGCGATCGCAGCCGGCCTGTTTGCCGACCGCGGAGTACGGGCGACGACGGTTCGCGACATTGCCGATGCGGCCGGGATACTGTCCGGCAGTCTCTACCACCATTTCGATTCCAAGGAGTCGATGGTCGACGAGATCCTTCACCAGTTCCTCGACGACCTGTTCGGCAAATACCGCGAGATCGTGGCTGCAGGTCTTGGCAGCCGGGCAACGCTCGAAGCGCTGATCGTCACTTCGTACGAAGCGATCGACGCGTCGCATTCGGCCGTCGCCATCTACCAGGACGAGGTCAAGCACCTGGTCGCGAACGAGCGATTCTCGTACTTGGTCGAACGCAACACCGAGTTCCGGGATCTGTGGGTGAGTGTGCTCGAGGCTGGGGTCGCCGACGGAAGTTTCCGTTCCGACCTCAATATCGAACTGGTTTTCCGCTTCATGCGCGACACCGTCTGGGTTGCCGTGCGCTGGTACCGGCCGGGTGGCACGTTGACCGCTCACACCGTCGCAGCTCAGTACCTCGCAATTGTTCTCGACGGACTCTCTGATCCGTCTGCGGCAGCTGCCGCATCCAAAACTACTGCTGCACTATCGAACTAG
- a CDS encoding acetyl-CoA C-acetyltransferase has protein sequence MSEVYIVDAIRTPIGKRGGALSGVHPIDLGAHVIKAVVERTGIDAGEVDDVIFGCVDAIGGQAGNIARMSWLAAGFPQHVPGVTVDRQCGSSQQAVHFGAQAILSGTADLIIAGGVQNMSQIPISAAMIVGQQYGFDTPTSGSVGWAERYGDQEVSQFKGAEMIAEKWDVSREELEKWALQSHERAKAAIAAGRFDNEIVTMGDATVDEGPRETSLEKMASLNVLVEDGRMTAAVASQISDGASALLLASEEAVKKHGLKPRARIHHLSARGDDPIFMLSAPIPATQYALEKTGLTIEDIDIVEINEAFAPVVLAWIKEIGADPAKVNVNGGAIALGHPLGATGTKLMATLLNELERTGGRYGLLTICEGGGTANVTIIERL, from the coding sequence ATGTCCGAGGTTTACATCGTCGATGCCATCCGCACCCCGATCGGTAAGCGCGGCGGCGCACTGTCGGGTGTGCACCCCATCGACTTGGGCGCGCACGTCATCAAGGCCGTTGTCGAGCGCACCGGTATCGATGCCGGCGAGGTCGACGACGTCATCTTCGGTTGCGTCGACGCCATCGGTGGCCAGGCCGGCAACATTGCCCGCATGTCCTGGCTCGCAGCAGGATTTCCCCAGCACGTTCCCGGCGTGACAGTGGACCGTCAGTGTGGTTCCAGCCAGCAGGCAGTGCACTTCGGTGCGCAGGCAATCCTGTCCGGCACCGCGGATCTGATCATCGCCGGTGGCGTGCAGAACATGAGCCAGATTCCGATCTCGGCAGCCATGATCGTCGGCCAGCAGTACGGATTCGACACTCCCACTTCCGGTTCCGTCGGCTGGGCCGAGCGGTACGGTGATCAGGAAGTCTCGCAGTTCAAGGGCGCGGAAATGATCGCCGAGAAGTGGGACGTCAGCCGCGAAGAGCTCGAGAAGTGGGCTCTGCAGAGCCATGAGCGCGCCAAGGCTGCCATCGCAGCCGGCCGTTTCGACAACGAGATCGTCACCATGGGCGACGCGACCGTCGACGAAGGCCCCCGTGAGACAAGCCTCGAGAAGATGGCGTCGCTCAACGTCCTCGTCGAAGACGGCCGGATGACAGCTGCTGTCGCAAGCCAGATCTCGGACGGTGCGAGCGCACTGCTCCTGGCGTCGGAAGAAGCGGTCAAGAAGCACGGCCTCAAGCCCCGCGCCCGGATTCATCACCTCAGCGCCCGCGGCGACGACCCCATCTTCATGCTCAGCGCACCCATCCCGGCAACGCAGTACGCGCTGGAGAAGACGGGCCTGACCATCGAGGACATCGACATCGTCGAGATCAATGAGGCATTTGCTCCCGTTGTTCTCGCGTGGATCAAGGAAATCGGTGCGGATCCGGCCAAGGTCAACGTCAACGGTGGCGCAATTGCGCTCGGTCACCCGCTCGGCGCTACCGGCACCAAGCTGATGGCAACGCTTCTCAACGAGCTCGAGCGCACCGGCGGACGCTACGGACTGCTCACCATCTGCGAGGGTGGCGGCACCGCAAACGTGACGATTATCGAGCGTCTCTGA
- a CDS encoding DUF4333 domain-containing protein, translating to MKRNHLAAAICVAAALATGACSASVSIGDKQVPADKVAAQMSSQLAATVGRAPDDVTCPEGLDAEVGATVVCTLTDQGTEYDVTGTVTSVDGDNVKFDVQVADTAN from the coding sequence ATGAAGAGAAATCACCTTGCCGCGGCAATCTGCGTAGCTGCCGCACTGGCTACCGGCGCGTGCTCGGCCTCCGTCAGCATCGGCGACAAGCAGGTACCCGCCGACAAGGTCGCGGCCCAGATGTCCAGCCAGCTCGCAGCGACTGTCGGCAGGGCACCCGACGACGTCACCTGTCCGGAGGGCCTCGACGCGGAGGTCGGTGCAACCGTCGTCTGCACACTGACCGACCAGGGTACCGAGTACGACGTGACAGGAACGGTGACCAGCGTCGACGGTGACAACGTCAAATTCGACGTGCAGGTAGCGGATACAGCGAACTAA
- a CDS encoding cytochrome P450, which translates to MSVDATPNAGAPTIPHPARRLPVLGDILGVNVRTPLQNSVSIGRELGPIFERNVLGNRFVFVSGADMVADLADESRFAKHLAPGVKALRGIGGDGLFTAYNSEPNWAKAHNLLAPAFSQTAMRSYHRTMLDVAGELVAYWDRHGTGSPIDVSADMTKLTLETIGRTGFSYSFDSFEREEQHPFVKAMIGTLSHSQRTTFIKSTAVGRFLARRSDARDDIRKAYMADVVDEVIRTRRENPGGAHEDLLELMLRAAKENDPNRIDELNIRHQVVTFLVAGHETTSGALSFALYYLSQNPEVLAKAQAEVDAVWGSEEPPFEKIAKLRYVRRVLDESLRLWPTAPAYARAARQDTTLIGKYPMKKGDWMLVLIPSLHRDPLWGNNPEAFDPDRFLPANVKARPAHTYKPFGTGERACIGRQFAIHEAVLVLGTILQKYTVEPDPDYRLKVVERLTLMPEGFTLSVRRR; encoded by the coding sequence ATGAGCGTCGACGCAACGCCGAACGCAGGCGCGCCAACCATTCCGCATCCGGCCCGCCGCCTCCCTGTCCTCGGCGACATTCTGGGCGTCAACGTCCGGACACCGCTGCAGAACTCCGTCAGCATCGGCCGCGAACTCGGCCCGATCTTCGAACGCAACGTACTCGGAAATCGCTTTGTCTTCGTATCCGGCGCAGACATGGTTGCCGACCTCGCCGATGAGTCCCGCTTTGCAAAACACCTGGCACCAGGAGTCAAAGCACTACGAGGGATTGGAGGTGACGGACTGTTCACCGCCTACAACAGCGAACCCAATTGGGCCAAGGCCCACAACCTCCTCGCTCCGGCGTTCAGCCAGACAGCCATGCGCTCGTACCACCGCACGATGCTCGACGTGGCCGGCGAACTGGTTGCGTACTGGGACCGTCATGGCACCGGCTCCCCCATCGACGTCTCGGCCGACATGACCAAATTGACCCTCGAGACAATCGGCCGAACGGGGTTCAGCTACTCCTTCGACTCGTTCGAACGCGAAGAACAGCATCCGTTTGTCAAAGCCATGATCGGCACTCTGTCCCATTCGCAGCGGACCACGTTCATCAAGTCGACCGCAGTCGGACGTTTTCTCGCACGACGCTCGGACGCACGCGACGACATTCGCAAGGCATACATGGCCGACGTTGTCGACGAGGTGATCCGCACTCGGCGCGAGAACCCCGGCGGTGCACACGAAGATCTTCTGGAACTGATGCTGCGTGCCGCGAAAGAGAATGATCCGAACCGGATCGACGAGCTGAACATTCGGCACCAGGTAGTCACATTCCTGGTTGCCGGACATGAAACAACCTCCGGCGCTTTGTCGTTCGCGCTCTACTATCTGTCACAGAATCCGGAGGTCTTGGCCAAGGCGCAAGCAGAAGTTGATGCCGTGTGGGGCAGCGAAGAGCCGCCGTTCGAGAAGATCGCAAAACTCCGGTACGTCCGACGCGTCCTCGACGAATCACTGCGGCTGTGGCCGACCGCCCCGGCCTACGCCCGCGCCGCCCGGCAGGACACCACCTTGATCGGCAAATACCCGATGAAGAAGGGCGACTGGATGCTTGTCCTCATCCCGTCGCTGCACCGAGATCCGTTGTGGGGCAACAATCCCGAAGCCTTCGATCCGGACAGATTCCTGCCGGCGAATGTCAAGGCCCGTCCCGCTCACACCTACAAGCCCTTCGGGACCGGTGAACGTGCTTGCATCGGAAGGCAATTCGCCATCCACGAGGCAGTTCTCGTTCTGGGAACGATCTTGCAGAAGTACACCGTCGAACCCGATCCGGACTATCGACTGAAAGTTGTCGAGCGTCTGACCTTGATGCCGGAGGGGTTCACACTGTCGGTTCGACGACGCTGA
- a CDS encoding TetR/AcrR family transcriptional regulator — protein sequence MVTPRKRLDREQRRTQLLDIGAQLFADRSYEDVWIEEVAEIAGVSRGLMYHYFPTKRDFFAAIVERESQHLLEVTAPDSTLPIQEQIAAGLDAYFAYVKSHSKGVRAINVGTLSAEAGIRAIVERELEQQQIRILDALGFDDERRQIAAVAVRGWIAFVRAVCLNWLDQPSIPQEELRVICLRTLAGALGTDLGSTQDD from the coding sequence ATGGTCACCCCACGTAAGCGTCTCGATCGCGAGCAGCGACGCACGCAACTCCTCGACATCGGTGCGCAACTCTTTGCCGACCGGTCGTACGAGGATGTCTGGATCGAAGAAGTCGCTGAGATAGCGGGCGTCTCGCGCGGGCTGATGTACCACTACTTTCCGACCAAGCGGGATTTCTTTGCGGCCATAGTCGAACGAGAGTCCCAGCATCTACTCGAAGTAACGGCGCCGGATTCGACATTGCCCATCCAGGAACAGATCGCGGCTGGGCTCGATGCCTACTTTGCGTACGTGAAGTCGCACAGTAAGGGAGTGCGCGCAATCAACGTCGGGACGTTGTCGGCCGAAGCCGGTATCCGGGCGATAGTCGAGCGCGAGTTGGAACAGCAGCAGATTCGGATCCTCGACGCTCTCGGATTCGACGACGAGCGCAGGCAGATTGCCGCCGTCGCGGTGCGTGGGTGGATTGCCTTCGTTCGTGCAGTGTGTCTGAACTGGCTCGATCAACCGTCGATACCGCAGGAGGAATTGCGCGTGATCTGTCTGCGCACTCTTGCCGGGGCGCTCGGAACGGATCTAGGCAGTACGCAAGACGACTAG